The following proteins are encoded in a genomic region of Bacilli bacterium:
- a CDS encoding ATP-binding protein yields the protein MHKKVFMGLILVLLLAAQIWFAYITMQHPYLGINLSKNADEWTVSSLDKSTDGLVKLEVGDQILKIDGVNPDDYFSAKYWRTIEQADSIKIMRNGTPLIVDVGDVQNSFSVGTLPLLAEAVSLLMAVLLYFKLGRTPSARFLALVFFIIGLAFMSLGASARGDALGKYLIINAVLLTPIVFLHFLLVLLSEKGNISLNVRYMKYLYGLSFAHMVLFLGLFLPAFAYYINKYNTIISLPYFVFGIVINFFVLIYLYRKHRRNILYLSTIIKTIWVSLVISFSPVIILSFLPQIIFGQEWIGSIYTAWFILFLPLSFTYLIATERLYDIPNVVRRILFTALMAVIPSGIIVAASVFLFTPQADMERLAIQFILIEALITFILYSLEYITTKLNKFMFPHKYYLQQALGKIARDLATISSLREIKEIVLVDIMKTLQVYGVAIVFKFTEELETISIGEIDLCKVERHIADGRLNCDECTIFPINRHEEYSSFLVVTKKKANTMLVLEEHEWLNLIITYLSVSLENIYLIRKLTTKLHEFAAQALDEQTASEFLWFRKSLFELLERERQRIANDLHDTTMQDLLYLKRKLAALMNKMQITQEERAQLNSLIEYIEAINSNLRQSCFELFPHLLRATGLVDTIEKTLDIENVSVPFQIYFRPVNVKEIERLDMEQKRHLFRIVQELINNAKKHSNATEVAIELAAKDGMVTLSYRDDGIGFDYIPEPVLGKSGVGMLQLKSRVLDLNGQLDIKSNKGGGLKVRVAFPLNATRSA from the coding sequence GTGCATAAAAAAGTTTTTATGGGTTTGATTTTAGTATTATTGCTTGCCGCCCAAATCTGGTTTGCCTATATTACAATGCAACACCCTTATCTAGGGATTAATTTAAGCAAAAATGCCGATGAGTGGACGGTTTCCAGCCTGGATAAAAGTACGGATGGGCTCGTCAAACTGGAAGTCGGTGACCAAATTTTAAAAATTGATGGCGTAAATCCGGACGATTATTTCAGCGCGAAATATTGGCGGACAATCGAACAGGCTGATTCAATCAAAATAATGCGAAATGGCACTCCGCTGATAGTCGATGTTGGAGACGTTCAAAACAGTTTTTCCGTTGGGACGCTTCCGTTGTTGGCAGAAGCCGTATCCTTGTTAATGGCTGTCCTGTTGTATTTTAAACTTGGCCGCACACCTTCGGCACGATTTCTGGCGCTGGTTTTTTTTATAATCGGTTTGGCGTTTATGAGTCTGGGCGCTTCGGCGCGGGGCGATGCGTTGGGAAAATATTTGATCATTAATGCGGTTTTGCTCACTCCGATTGTATTTTTGCATTTTTTGCTCGTCCTGCTTAGCGAAAAAGGAAACATATCACTGAATGTGCGCTATATGAAATATCTGTATGGCCTTTCATTTGCGCATATGGTTCTATTTCTGGGGCTCTTTTTGCCTGCATTCGCTTATTATATCAATAAATACAATACGATCATTTCTCTTCCGTATTTTGTGTTTGGCATCGTGATCAATTTTTTTGTGCTGATTTATTTGTACCGAAAACACCGACGGAATATTTTGTATTTGTCAACGATTATCAAAACGATATGGGTATCGTTGGTGATTTCGTTCTCGCCCGTCATCATTCTGTCATTTTTGCCGCAAATTATTTTTGGCCAAGAATGGATCGGTTCCATATATACCGCCTGGTTCATCCTGTTTCTGCCGCTTTCGTTTACTTATCTGATCGCAACGGAGCGGTTGTACGACATTCCCAATGTCGTCCGCCGCATCCTGTTTACCGCCTTGATGGCCGTCATTCCGAGCGGAATTATCGTTGCCGCATCCGTATTTTTATTCACGCCGCAAGCCGATATGGAGCGGCTGGCCATTCAGTTTATTCTGATCGAGGCGCTGATTACGTTTATTTTGTATTCGCTTGAATACATTACAACCAAATTGAACAAGTTTATGTTCCCGCACAAGTACTATTTGCAACAAGCGCTAGGAAAAATCGCCCGTGATCTGGCTACGATTTCCAGTCTGCGTGAAATTAAGGAGATTGTCCTCGTTGACATCATGAAAACGCTGCAGGTTTATGGTGTGGCGATCGTGTTTAAATTCACGGAAGAACTGGAGACGATCAGCATCGGGGAAATCGATCTTTGCAAAGTGGAACGGCATATTGCCGATGGACGCTTGAACTGTGACGAATGCACCATTTTTCCCATCAACCGTCACGAGGAATACAGCAGTTTCCTGGTCGTGACGAAAAAGAAAGCAAATACGATGCTTGTGCTGGAAGAGCACGAATGGCTGAATCTGATCATTACCTATCTGTCGGTCAGTCTGGAAAACATCTATCTCATCCGCAAGCTGACGACAAAATTGCATGAGTTTGCCGCGCAGGCGCTTGATGAGCAAACCGCGAGCGAATTTTTATGGTTCCGCAAATCGTTATTCGAACTGTTGGAAAGGGAGCGGCAGCGGATTGCCAATGATTTGCATGACACGACGATGCAGGATTTATTGTATTTGAAGCGCAAGCTTGCCGCCTTGATGAATAAAATGCAGATTACACAGGAAGAGCGCGCCCAATTGAACAGTTTGATCGAATACATTGAGGCCATCAACTCCAACTTGCGGCAAAGCTGTTTTGAGTTGTTTCCGCATTTGCTGCGGGCAACCGGCCTGGTGGATACGATCGAGAAAACGTTGGATATCGAAAATGTTTCAGTACCGTTTCAGATTTATTTTCGTCCGGTTAACGTCAAAGAGATTGAACGGCTTGACATGGAGCAAAAACGCCATTTGTTCCGCATTGTGCAAGAGCTGATCAATAATGCGAAGAAGCATTCCAACGCGACGGAAGTGGCGATTGAACTGGCCGCAAAAGACGGAATGGTTACGCTTTCGTATCGCGACGACGGAATCGGCTTCGATTATATACCCGAACCGGTGCTTGGCAAATCGGGAGTCGGCATGCTGCAGTTGAAAAGCCGTGTCCTGGACCTGAACGGTCAGCTGGATATCAAGTCAAACAAAGGCGGCGGGTTAAAAGTGCGGGTCGCATTCCCGCTGAACGCGACCCGGTCGGCGTAA
- a CDS encoding response regulator, protein MRILVVDDEPLTRAFLREQLPKHDAAWQVVGEAMDGQEAADFLMNEEVDLIITDIKMPVMNGLALCRWVIENGKKQKMIILSGYDEFSLAKEAIRYGVKDYLLKPIQSDELYDTVRRIGEEIEQEKDQELAFRAMRNMSEASRRMAVRQLLKAIVTDSHVEVKALYPLLYKFKISLIESLGMIMVLSLDEESILTKPSVPASDIALFQFILNQIAEELADGSGRGRVFLDEEQNTNILLSGDDEAELVAAGRRLYADIASAMAKHTGLTVSGAIGTPKYEVLQLGASGLEARKLLFSRVVHSGGTLYVYLDKPYVDNGIINKWEQTIQALRAELPNAGVAAIAMLVKEYIGLFPDFRPASLRRYGVHLIRRLGLLSPGDAGERKESAMKLLRELPTSDETPLAKEAVVKLFTNIAHIYAPAEPEEKGEHDVVSRAKEYINAHYAEPLSLALIAEKIGVSSGYLSSIFHQETNESYIKFLSRVRMEQAARLFRMKPGIKVYDVSEQVGYVSVKHFSYVFKQHFGIPPGEYQSLHGRSEGSP, encoded by the coding sequence ATGAGGATCTTGGTGGTAGACGATGAGCCGCTGACAAGAGCTTTTTTGCGGGAGCAGCTGCCCAAGCATGATGCCGCATGGCAAGTTGTCGGCGAAGCCATGGACGGGCAGGAAGCGGCGGATTTTCTGATGAATGAAGAAGTTGATCTGATCATCACCGATATCAAAATGCCGGTGATGAACGGTTTGGCTTTATGCCGCTGGGTCATCGAGAACGGGAAAAAACAAAAAATGATTATTCTTTCCGGCTATGATGAATTTTCGTTGGCCAAGGAAGCGATACGCTACGGCGTGAAAGATTATTTGCTGAAGCCCATCCAGTCGGACGAACTGTACGATACGGTTCGGCGCATCGGGGAGGAAATCGAACAGGAAAAAGACCAGGAGCTAGCTTTTCGCGCCATGCGGAATATGTCGGAAGCTTCCCGGCGCATGGCGGTTCGGCAATTGCTGAAAGCGATCGTGACAGACAGCCATGTGGAAGTTAAAGCGCTATATCCGCTGCTTTACAAGTTCAAGATCAGTCTGATTGAATCGCTTGGCATGATTATGGTGCTCTCACTGGATGAAGAATCGATACTGACCAAGCCGTCCGTCCCGGCGAGCGACATCGCACTGTTTCAATTTATTCTGAATCAGATTGCCGAGGAACTGGCTGACGGCAGTGGGCGGGGGAGAGTTTTTCTCGACGAAGAGCAGAATACGAACATTCTGCTTAGCGGAGACGATGAAGCGGAATTAGTGGCTGCCGGGAGGCGGCTTTATGCCGATATTGCTTCCGCGATGGCCAAACATACCGGGCTTACGGTTTCGGGGGCGATCGGAACGCCGAAATACGAGGTGCTTCAGCTCGGGGCTTCCGGCCTGGAGGCGCGGAAATTGTTGTTTTCCCGGGTCGTTCACAGTGGTGGGACACTCTATGTCTACCTTGATAAACCATATGTGGACAACGGTATCATCAACAAGTGGGAACAAACGATACAGGCTTTGCGGGCGGAACTGCCAAACGCCGGGGTTGCCGCTATCGCCATGCTGGTCAAGGAATATATCGGCCTGTTCCCGGATTTTCGGCCAGCTTCCTTGCGACGATACGGCGTTCATCTGATCCGTCGACTTGGATTACTGTCGCCGGGAGATGCGGGGGAACGCAAAGAATCGGCGATGAAGTTGCTGCGGGAACTCCCCACATCGGATGAAACGCCTTTAGCAAAAGAGGCGGTGGTTAAGTTGTTCACGAACATCGCACATATTTATGCTCCGGCTGAACCTGAAGAGAAGGGCGAACATGATGTGGTCAGCCGGGCGAAGGAGTATATCAACGCTCATTATGCCGAGCCGCTCAGCCTCGCCTTGATTGCCGAGAAAATAGGCGTATCGTCGGGATATTTGAGCAGCATTTTTCATCAGGAGACAAACGAATCGTATATCAAATTCCTATCCCGGGTGCGGATGGAGCAAGCGGCCAGACTGTTTCGCATGAAGCCCGGAATTAAGGTATACGACGTTTCCGAGCAGGTTGGATACGTTAGTGTCAAGCATTTTTCCTATGTGTTCAAACAGCATTTCGGCATACCGCCAGGCGAGTACCAAAGCCTGCATGGCCGCTCGGAAGGTTCCCCATGA